In Nitrosomonas sp. PY1, the genomic stretch TAAAGCTTTACCAACTGCGGCATCTATCGCACAAAATAAAAAACAAGGAGTAGGGCAGGGCATACAATCAACCTAATTCTCAGTTCTGAGATAATAGAATAATTTGATTCCTTGAGAAGGAAAACATATTCTAAAGTGAGCGAGGTCTGATTTTGTGGACTGGCAAATTGATGATATTTTGTCGACTTGTTAGGAGAAGCCATGAAACGAGTACCGCGCCGTTTGCTTACAGAAGAATTTAAGAAAGAGGCCATAAAGTTAGTTGAAGAGCAGCATTTCACTATAGTGGAATGCTGGCAGGCAATTAATTAGATATTGATCCTAAATCCATACGTACATGGATAGCCCAATCTGAGCGTGGTGAACTTAAATGTGCACTCTTACAAGCTTACGGGGGATCAACAGCGCATTCGTGAAGTTGAACGAGAATTAGCGATTGCTAGGATGGAGCGTGACATATTAAAAAAAGCACCCCCCCCTTTGGAGCTCGCATGCAATACGTTTTAATCATTCATGAAGTTGAATCTTATCCGGCATGGAAAGCCATTTTTGATCAAGCAGTGGACATTAGAAAAAGCGCTGGAGAAATCAGCTACCAATTATTGCGATACGATAACGACGCAAACAACATTGTCCACTTCTCGGCATGGTCATCACTGGATAATGCACGGCGTTTCTTCGAATCCCCCGAGTTGGTGGAAATCAGAAAAAAGGCTGGCGTAAAAGCGCCCGATTTTATCTATCTACAAGAAATAGAGCGTGATGTACTATAGCCCTAACATTACGCTCAAGCGGGACGCGCCTTTTCGTGGTGGTTCTTAAGGTTTGTTGTTTTTTCCAGATTCGGTAGTTACGCTAATCTTCCGTGAAAGGTGCGCCACTTAGCTTTACGTTAAAAAATCGCCTTTTCTATTCTGATTTAATAAGCCCACAAGACGTGTTTAGCTCCTATTTTTCTTAGCGATGTTTTTTTCATAAACTCTATTATGACCTCCCCCTCAAAAATTCCGATGGTCCCGGCTTACAACTCCGGATACGCCGCGTACCAGCGGATGCAGACCAGAATCACCTCAATCGGAAATCGCATTCCTTTTACAACCAGTTTGTAGCCTTACCATTTTTTCGATGTCAGCAGTCTACACGAATGTATCGATGATCTTGCTTAATGCGACAGAACCCTCGTAACTATGCGGTTAATTGACGCCCATACTGTATATCGGATATGCTTGTAGTTATAGTGTAATTATAAGGGCATGTATATTATGCACATATCATCGAAACAGAATGTTTCAAAACGTCGTCCTGTCAATTTGACTATTCGAGAAGATTTGCTGGAGAGCGCAAAGTCTCTTAATCTTAATACATCTAAGGCAGCAGAGGCGGGTATAGAAGACGCAATTAAAGAAATCCAAACCAGTAAATGGCTAGAATCAAACAAAGAAGCTCTTTTAGCTCATAATTTAAGGGTGGAAAAAGAAGGCACATTATTAAAACCTGATTGGATACCTGAATAGTGGCACGGTTTGATGTTTATGAATATAAGAGTAAGTCAGTTCCATTCGTATTGGATGTGCAAGCGGATTTATTATCTGATCTTATGACATGCATTGTTGTACCGTTGGTTCCTGAATTTACAGCCAGGAATGAGATTGCTTCCAAGCTAAAACCTGTTATTCAGATTCGAGAGGAAAACTATATTTT encodes the following:
- a CDS encoding antibiotic biosynthesis monooxygenase, which gives rise to MQYVLIIHEVESYPAWKAIFDQAVDIRKSAGEISYQLLRYDNDANNIVHFSAWSSLDNARRFFESPELVEIRKKAGVKAPDFIYLQEIERDVL
- a CDS encoding type II toxin-antitoxin system CcdA family antitoxin, translated to MHISSKQNVSKRRPVNLTIREDLLESAKSLNLNTSKAAEAGIEDAIKEIQTSKWLESNKEALLAHNLRVEKEGTLLKPDWIPE
- a CDS encoding CcdB family protein; this translates as MARFDVYEYKSKSVPFVLDVQADLLSDLMTCIVVPLVPEFTARNEIASKLKPVIQIREENYILMTTDIAAIKRKSLGKFVINIEKNHRADIIEAIDFLFQGF